In Rahnella variigena, one DNA window encodes the following:
- a CDS encoding ABC transporter permease, producing MSTLPVTPQPRAGSRAWLLADTPHTRTQAVWGRRYRIWLGLRKNPLAVTGLFTVLIVLLISICAPWLTSYDPGAQDLAHRLAKPSSLHWLGTDELGRDTLSRILYGGRITLGMVIIVVAIVAPLGLLIGCVAGYAGGLLDRILMRITDIFLAFPRLILALAFVAALRPGIESAILAIALTAWPPYARLARAETMQVRGTDYIAACRLTGATPARIVLRHIMPLCVPSLVVRITLDMSSIIITAASLGFLGMGAQPPSPEWGAMIATARRFLFSEWWVPLIPAIAIFVTSLAFNFLGDGLRDVLDPKEK from the coding sequence ATGAGCACTCTTCCTGTCACACCTCAACCCCGCGCGGGCAGCCGTGCCTGGCTGCTGGCGGATACGCCGCATACCCGGACACAAGCCGTCTGGGGCCGTCGTTACCGCATCTGGCTTGGTCTGCGCAAAAATCCGCTGGCCGTTACCGGTCTGTTCACCGTGCTTATCGTCCTGCTGATTTCCATCTGTGCGCCGTGGCTGACCAGTTACGATCCGGGTGCACAGGATCTGGCACACCGTCTGGCAAAACCGTCTTCCCTGCACTGGCTGGGTACCGACGAACTGGGACGCGATACCCTGAGCCGTATTCTTTATGGCGGACGTATCACGCTCGGGATGGTGATTATTGTGGTGGCGATTGTTGCCCCGCTTGGCCTGCTGATCGGCTGCGTGGCCGGTTACGCAGGCGGATTGCTTGACCGTATTCTGATGCGCATCACCGACATTTTCCTGGCATTCCCGCGTCTGATCCTGGCTCTGGCCTTTGTGGCTGCACTCAGGCCTGGTATCGAAAGTGCCATTCTGGCGATCGCCCTTACTGCCTGGCCGCCGTATGCCCGTCTCGCCCGCGCTGAAACTATGCAGGTGCGCGGCACGGATTATATTGCCGCCTGCCGCCTGACCGGCGCGACACCGGCGCGTATTGTGCTTCGCCATATCATGCCGCTGTGCGTGCCCAGTCTGGTGGTGCGCATCACGCTGGATATGAGTTCGATCATTATCACCGCTGCCAGCCTGGGTTTTCTGGGGATGGGCGCTCAGCCGCCGTCGCCGGAATGGGGCGCGATGATTGCCACTGCGCGCCGTTTCCTGTTCAGCGAATGGTGGGTGCCGCTGATCCCAGCCATTGCGATTTTTGTCACTTCACTGGCGTTTAACTTCCTCGGCGACGGCCTGCGCGACGTCCTCGATCCTAAGGAGAAATGA
- a CDS encoding GMC family oxidoreductase, with protein MADALNADVVVIGAGIAGSLAALKMVKAGVSVLMLDSGPVIKRDEAVELFRQSPLKGDFTEPYPPKPWAPQPKFQPKDNNYLIQKGPDLYAAQYLRGVGGTTWHWAGQAFRLLPNDMKIKTLYGVGRDWPISYEELEPYYTEAEIQMGVSGDDALDSPRSQPYPLPGIPLPYGFDRISKRIAKLGYILGIGPQARNSIPYDGRPACCGNNNCMPVCPIDAQYHGGISARKAIEAGVRVIANAVVYKIEANDSGEIVAVHYLDADKVPHKVTGKRFVLTANGIESPKLLLMSTSDKYPDGIANSSGMVGRNLMDHPGTSVEFYADEPVYFGRGPMRPGSINNLRDGDFRRERSALRIDVANTSPVRYLTERLVRQGYYGKALNDKLTYQSERFIQLKCLLEMLPEPENRVVLSKTEKDEWGIPRLEVHYKFPDYVHRGYDQSMLDFQKIVKEMGGTEVVYSKRGVYDNNQHITGTMIMGSDPKDSVVDGNCRTHDHPNLFIAGTGIMPSASTVNSTLSGTALALRMADAVLKSLA; from the coding sequence ATGGCTGATGCACTGAATGCAGATGTCGTTGTTATTGGTGCGGGTATCGCCGGTTCGCTGGCTGCGCTGAAAATGGTGAAAGCCGGCGTTTCCGTGCTGATGCTCGATTCAGGGCCGGTGATTAAACGCGATGAAGCGGTAGAACTGTTCCGTCAGTCACCGCTGAAAGGCGATTTCACCGAGCCGTATCCGCCCAAACCCTGGGCTCCGCAACCGAAGTTCCAGCCAAAAGATAACAACTATCTGATCCAGAAAGGCCCGGATCTCTATGCTGCGCAATATCTGCGCGGTGTCGGCGGTACGACCTGGCACTGGGCGGGACAGGCGTTCCGTTTGCTGCCAAACGACATGAAGATCAAAACGCTGTATGGCGTGGGTCGCGACTGGCCAATCAGCTATGAAGAGCTGGAGCCGTATTACACCGAAGCGGAAATTCAGATGGGGGTTTCGGGTGATGATGCGCTGGACTCCCCGCGCTCACAGCCTTATCCGCTGCCGGGTATTCCGCTGCCTTACGGGTTCGACCGCATCAGTAAACGCATTGCCAAACTCGGTTACATCCTGGGTATCGGCCCACAGGCGCGCAACAGTATTCCTTACGATGGCCGTCCTGCCTGCTGTGGCAACAACAACTGTATGCCTGTCTGTCCGATTGACGCGCAATATCACGGCGGTATCTCCGCGCGCAAAGCCATTGAAGCCGGTGTACGCGTGATTGCCAACGCCGTGGTGTACAAAATCGAAGCCAATGACAGCGGTGAAATCGTGGCCGTGCATTATCTCGATGCAGACAAAGTGCCCCACAAAGTCACCGGCAAACGCTTCGTGCTGACCGCCAACGGCATCGAAAGCCCGAAACTGCTGCTGATGTCCACCAGTGACAAATACCCGGACGGTATCGCCAACAGTTCCGGTATGGTCGGCCGCAACCTGATGGATCACCCGGGTACTTCCGTTGAATTCTATGCCGATGAACCGGTGTATTTCGGTCGCGGCCCGATGCGTCCGGGCAGTATCAATAATCTGCGTGATGGTGATTTCCGCCGCGAACGCTCTGCGTTACGTATCGACGTCGCCAACACCTCGCCGGTGCGTTATCTGACCGAGCGCCTGGTACGTCAGGGATATTACGGCAAAGCGCTGAACGACAAACTGACCTATCAGTCCGAGCGTTTTATTCAGCTGAAATGCCTGCTGGAAATGCTGCCGGAGCCTGAAAACCGCGTGGTACTGAGCAAGACCGAAAAAGACGAATGGGGGATCCCGCGTCTGGAGGTTCACTACAAATTCCCGGACTACGTTCACCGCGGCTATGACCAGTCGATGCTCGACTTCCAGAAAATCGTCAAAGAGATGGGCGGCACCGAAGTGGTGTACAGCAAACGTGGCGTTTACGACAACAACCAGCACATTACCGGCACCATGATCATGGGCAGCGACCCGAAAGATTCCGTGGTGGATGGAAATTGCCGTACGCATGACCACCCGAACCTGTTTATTGCCGGTACCGGCATTATGCCTTCTGCTTCGACAGTGAATTCCACGCTGTCCGGAACCGCGCTGGCATTACGTATGGCTGACGCGGTGCTGAAAAGCCTGGCCTGA
- a CDS encoding ABC transporter ATP-binding protein produces the protein MLVDIKDLHITFQTNSGSFDAVRGVSLSLGKEKFGIVGESGSGKSLTARCLMNLLPSSAKCRAETLSFDGIDLRNASEKQMRQIRGKRVGFILQDPKYSLNPVMPIGKQVAEAWQTHKGGSKKQAMNAAIELLDQVRIRDPHKVAERYAHEVSGGMGQRVMIAMMLAPDPELMIADEPTSALDATVQAEILRLLDDLVSSRGMGLILISHDLPLVSKFCDRVAVMYAGRIVETLQAGDLLKAQHPYTRGLLECLPSLKHPRDRLPVLVRDEAWKTS, from the coding sequence ATGCTGGTTGATATCAAAGATCTGCATATTACCTTTCAGACCAACAGCGGCAGTTTCGACGCAGTTCGCGGCGTTTCGCTGTCACTGGGTAAAGAAAAGTTCGGGATTGTCGGCGAGAGCGGTTCGGGGAAATCCCTGACCGCGCGTTGCCTGATGAACCTGTTGCCTTCAAGTGCAAAATGCCGTGCTGAAACGCTGTCTTTCGACGGTATTGATTTGCGCAACGCCAGTGAAAAGCAGATGCGGCAGATACGCGGCAAACGCGTCGGATTTATTTTGCAGGATCCGAAATACTCGCTCAATCCGGTCATGCCCATTGGTAAACAGGTGGCGGAAGCGTGGCAGACACATAAAGGCGGTTCGAAAAAACAGGCGATGAACGCCGCCATAGAATTGCTGGATCAGGTGCGTATCCGTGACCCGCATAAAGTCGCCGAACGCTATGCGCATGAAGTGTCCGGCGGTATGGGCCAGCGCGTAATGATTGCCATGATGCTGGCACCGGATCCGGAACTGATGATTGCCGATGAACCGACCAGCGCGCTGGACGCCACCGTGCAGGCCGAGATTTTACGCCTGCTGGATGACTTAGTATCCAGTCGCGGTATGGGGCTGATCCTGATTAGCCACGATTTGCCGCTGGTATCCAAATTCTGCGACCGCGTGGCCGTGATGTACGCAGGCCGTATCGTCGAAACATTACAGGCGGGCGACCTGCTGAAAGCGCAACATCCTTACACCCGCGGGCTGCTGGAATGTCTGCCGTCGCTGAAACATCCGCGTGACAGACTGCCGGTTCTGGTGCGTGACGAAGCATGGAAAACCTCATGA
- a CDS encoding ABC transporter ATP-binding protein: protein MTDQSPLFYQDADNNKIILNNLRIAFGETEVVKGVSFSVAPGECFGIVGESGSGKSTILRALAGLNQSWSGEMVIGGEDQLPVRQKRFFRRVQMVFQDPYGSLHPRQTIDRILSEPLIVHGFLNIEKRITDALSEVGLPQAVRFRFPHQLSGGQRQRVAIARAMISEPEILLLDEPTSALDVSVQAEILNLLSDLRERRKLTYILVSHNLAVVTHLCTSIGVMIGGEMVELLSADDLRTGNVTHPHTAELRSLSLSLEEPE from the coding sequence ATGACTGACCAATCCCCTCTTTTCTATCAGGATGCAGATAACAACAAAATCATTCTCAACAATTTGCGGATTGCTTTTGGCGAGACCGAAGTGGTCAAAGGCGTGAGTTTCAGCGTTGCGCCGGGCGAATGCTTCGGGATTGTCGGCGAAAGTGGCTCCGGAAAATCGACCATTTTACGCGCGCTGGCCGGACTGAATCAGTCATGGTCAGGAGAAATGGTAATCGGCGGTGAAGATCAACTGCCGGTACGCCAGAAACGCTTCTTCCGCCGCGTGCAGATGGTGTTTCAGGATCCGTACGGTTCGCTGCATCCGCGCCAGACCATCGACCGCATTCTCAGCGAACCTTTGATCGTGCATGGTTTTCTCAACATTGAGAAGCGCATAACCGATGCCCTGAGCGAAGTCGGTCTGCCGCAGGCGGTGCGTTTTCGTTTCCCGCATCAGCTTTCCGGCGGACAGCGTCAGCGTGTCGCCATTGCGCGGGCAATGATTTCGGAACCGGAAATTTTACTGCTCGATGAACCGACTTCGGCGCTGGATGTGTCGGTTCAGGCGGAGATCCTCAATCTGCTAAGCGACCTGCGTGAACGGCGGAAACTGACTTATATTCTCGTCAGCCACAATCTGGCCGTGGTAACGCATCTTTGCACCAGCATTGGCGTAATGATTGGTGGTGAAATGGTCGAGCTTCTGAGCGCAGACGATTTACGGACGGGCAACGTCACCCACCCGCATACAGCAGAACTACGATCGTTAAGTCTCAGTTTAGAGGAGCCCGAATAA
- a CDS encoding serine hydrolase domain-containing protein, with protein MTSDLQWQAAEATAKRITQNWDKPGEPGGAITLFDSKTLRGFATGGLANLTTSQPFSIDSVVRYASVTKHIFAALALLKSDAGLSTQDRLGQYLPDLKPPMSEVTVGQALDMTGGLPDVRETLSLLGISVYNVSDAEAIMGFLAQDGALNFPAGTEISYSNTGYRLVEEILRQKGILFDDLLAEHIARPLDVAFRAPETWFDIVPNLVPGYWQDTSGWKTAVAGLHLSASGSLTGSVRSLSVWLQSLLADSGPGAGVLKTLTAQRHLHGNIPSAYGLGTTSSQIGEHTVYGHGGSHAGYKTYFLLHPQLDAGIALVSNREDTTAYTHALEVMSALLASPLPARSDALPDGLYSSIADPYWLKVSNGTASYLGSADNLYQGEDAGEAITLSAHMPMRLRWNGHAIEGEIGHAPRYFRPIEPNDCLKMVQGRWYHPESKAAFDIDGDKLRTGVGTQRASGQLTSLGAGRLLVELPDGPWKKTFCLYFQGYNVKLISNRSRVLSFRRDECRSSWQPGQ; from the coding sequence ATGACCTCTGATTTACAGTGGCAAGCCGCTGAGGCGACAGCAAAACGCATCACTCAAAACTGGGATAAACCCGGTGAGCCCGGCGGGGCAATCACTCTTTTCGACAGTAAAACACTGCGCGGTTTCGCCACCGGTGGCCTGGCCAATCTGACCACTTCGCAGCCCTTCAGCATTGATTCCGTGGTTCGCTATGCTTCAGTCACCAAGCATATTTTCGCGGCGCTGGCCTTACTGAAAAGTGATGCCGGACTTTCAACGCAAGACCGCCTCGGTCAGTATCTGCCTGACCTGAAACCGCCGATGTCTGAAGTGACTGTCGGTCAGGCACTGGACATGACGGGCGGGTTGCCAGATGTACGGGAAACGCTCTCCCTGCTGGGGATTTCGGTTTATAACGTCAGCGATGCGGAGGCGATTATGGGATTTCTCGCGCAGGACGGCGCGCTGAATTTCCCCGCTGGCACCGAGATTTCCTACAGCAATACCGGTTACCGGCTGGTGGAAGAAATCCTCAGGCAAAAAGGCATTTTGTTTGACGATTTGCTGGCGGAACACATCGCGCGTCCGCTTGATGTAGCCTTCCGCGCGCCGGAAACCTGGTTTGATATTGTGCCCAATCTGGTGCCCGGTTACTGGCAGGACACGAGCGGCTGGAAAACAGCGGTCGCCGGATTACATCTTTCGGCTTCCGGCAGTCTGACCGGCAGCGTACGGTCGCTTTCCGTCTGGCTGCAGAGCCTGCTGGCAGACAGCGGTCCGGGTGCAGGCGTGCTGAAAACGCTGACCGCGCAACGCCATCTGCACGGCAATATCCCTTCCGCTTACGGGCTGGGAACCACCTCGTCGCAAATCGGTGAACATACGGTTTACGGCCATGGCGGCTCACATGCAGGATACAAAACCTATTTCCTGCTTCACCCGCAACTGGACGCGGGCATCGCGCTGGTGTCCAACCGTGAAGATACCACTGCCTATACGCACGCACTGGAAGTGATGTCCGCATTACTCGCATCACCGCTTCCCGCCCGCAGCGACGCCCTGCCGGACGGTTTGTATTCCAGCATCGCCGATCCTTACTGGCTGAAAGTCAGTAACGGCACCGCCAGTTATCTCGGTTCCGCCGATAACTTGTATCAGGGCGAAGATGCCGGTGAGGCCATTACACTTTCGGCGCATATGCCGATGCGCTTGCGCTGGAATGGTCATGCCATTGAAGGGGAAATCGGCCACGCGCCACGTTATTTCCGGCCGATTGAGCCCAATGACTGCCTGAAGATGGTTCAGGGGCGCTGGTATCATCCTGAGTCAAAAGCCGCCTTTGATATCGACGGCGACAAACTGCGGACTGGCGTTGGCACTCAGCGCGCCAGCGGCCAGCTAACCTCGCTGGGGGCTGGCCGTTTGCTGGTGGAACTTCCCGACGGCCCGTGGAAGAAAACCTTCTGTCTTTATTTCCAGGGCTACAACGTCAAACTCATTTCAAACCGCAGCCGTGTGCTGAGCTTCCGCCGCGACGAATGCCGCAGCAGCTGGCAGCCGGGTCAGTAA
- a CDS encoding GlcG/HbpS family heme-binding protein, with translation MSVKKHTARAVICASALLFSATSAFAAGHPQLDSAQAAKVIDSVKSTIAEQHSTGCVAVVDASGSLLAFQRLDGSPAGCIEASIGKARTSALYHAPSLKFMQRLQGGETTVLAIPHAVALGGGFPLTINGEVVGAVGVSTPKQDIDNQSSEKAASVLK, from the coding sequence ATGTCTGTTAAAAAACACACAGCACGTGCTGTGATTTGTGCTTCCGCTTTATTATTCTCTGCCACTTCCGCTTTCGCCGCCGGGCATCCTCAGCTCGATAGCGCGCAGGCTGCAAAAGTCATCGACAGTGTTAAATCGACCATTGCTGAGCAACACAGCACCGGTTGCGTTGCTGTTGTTGATGCGTCTGGTTCATTACTGGCATTCCAGCGTCTGGACGGCTCTCCTGCCGGATGCATCGAAGCCTCCATCGGTAAAGCACGCACTTCAGCGCTGTATCACGCTCCTTCGCTGAAATTCATGCAGCGCCTGCAAGGCGGTGAAACTACCGTGCTGGCAATCCCGCACGCCGTGGCACTGGGTGGCGGCTTCCCGCTGACCATCAACGGTGAAGTGGTTGGTGCAGTCGGTGTCAGCACACCGAAGCAGGACATCGATAATCAGTCATCAGAAAAAGCGGCCAGCGTCCTGAAATAA
- a CDS encoding GGDEF domain-containing protein has product MPDIFSLTSLYADICVTYATLSISFFVLSRSEPFTFKGSYWKRLAFGLVAGITSLYLRGNQLALTDSLSFSFEMLPMILVTFFGGWLSGLSSYFVAFFFSGMFTLNNLFIAIILCTLFLFRVWQRRKHRELYITIVLIGIFRLALVSGLHGIKVPWTELIFYQLVAAFCMILCYHALNYKEIYMSKVFTIRVKAATDELTQINNRASIDYWLAQRQTQREACGLILLDIDNFKRVNDTLGHLAGDRVLIEVGRLLRHLTRNEDFAGRYGGEEFLVMTSAYDPPTLLAIAERIRQEVENCVIILEDGRELKVTVSLGVSLYLPGMIIRKSLKLADLSLYEAKRQGKNRVVASSILTLATLGTKRHYSRM; this is encoded by the coding sequence ATGCCGGATATATTTTCGCTGACCAGCCTGTATGCGGATATTTGTGTCACGTACGCCACGCTCTCGATCAGCTTTTTTGTCCTCAGCCGCAGTGAGCCTTTTACCTTCAAAGGGTCGTACTGGAAACGCCTGGCCTTCGGCCTGGTGGCGGGCATCACGTCGCTCTATTTGCGGGGCAATCAGCTGGCGCTAACGGACAGCCTTTCTTTTAGTTTTGAAATGTTGCCGATGATTTTAGTGACTTTTTTCGGCGGCTGGCTCAGTGGGTTATCCAGTTATTTCGTGGCATTTTTCTTCAGCGGTATGTTCACGCTTAATAATCTATTTATCGCAATAATCCTCTGCACCCTGTTTTTATTCCGTGTCTGGCAACGGCGGAAACACCGTGAACTTTACATTACCATTGTGCTGATCGGTATTTTCCGTCTGGCGCTGGTTTCCGGATTGCATGGCATTAAGGTGCCATGGACGGAGCTGATTTTTTATCAGCTGGTGGCCGCATTCTGCATGATCCTTTGTTATCACGCGCTGAATTATAAAGAAATCTACATGAGCAAAGTGTTCACCATCCGCGTGAAGGCGGCGACTGATGAACTGACGCAAATTAACAACCGGGCCAGTATTGATTACTGGCTGGCGCAGCGGCAAACGCAGCGGGAAGCCTGCGGCTTAATTCTGCTCGATATCGATAACTTCAAACGGGTGAATGATACCCTTGGGCATCTGGCGGGCGATCGGGTATTAATTGAAGTAGGACGTTTATTACGTCACCTGACACGCAATGAAGATTTCGCCGGGCGTTACGGCGGCGAGGAGTTTCTGGTCATGACGTCGGCTTATGACCCGCCGACGCTGCTGGCTATAGCGGAACGCATCCGCCAGGAAGTCGAAAACTGCGTGATCATTCTGGAAGATGGCAGGGAACTTAAAGTGACGGTGTCATTAGGCGTGTCATTGTATTTGCCGGGAATGATTATCCGCAAGTCGCTAAAACTGGCGGATTTATCATTATATGAGGCCAAACGGCAGGGCAAAAACCGCGTGGTCGCCAGCTCGATCCTGACACTGGCTACGCTCGGTACGAAACGTCATTATTCCAGAATGTAA
- a CDS encoding cytochrome c codes for MKMKFVLAALPIMAAASAWADDAAGNAEMIKRGEYLAIAGDCTACHTAPGADKTAKFGGGYPLASPFGVIYGTNISSDKEFGIGSWSDDEFVRAVREGVGKDGQQLYPAMPYDSFTKMKREDVLAIKAYLMSQPAVHSAGPQTDLSFPFNQRWGMRVWKMFNFDKGELKNDPSKSADWNRGAYLVEALEHCGTCHTPRTLTMGMDTDKAFSGGDLGSWVAFNITPDKNAGIGNWSQQELVTYLKTGFVAGKASASGAMSEAIEHSLQHLTDNDLNAIATYIRSVPAIGDDKQTKPRDEWGQKNQDVYPLRAEGQTIDQSAAALFNASCAACHGKGGEGSGEGFHAYPSLFSHTSTGSYDNKNQVSVILNGVQRHMDKGEIMMPSFANQLNDEQIATLSNYVSTQFGNPAAATVTAKDVAKMREAADLKYPPKIEEGTQK; via the coding sequence ATGAAAATGAAATTCGTGCTGGCGGCGCTGCCGATAATGGCAGCAGCCAGCGCCTGGGCTGATGATGCAGCAGGCAATGCGGAGATGATTAAACGCGGTGAGTATCTGGCAATAGCCGGTGACTGTACCGCATGCCACACCGCACCGGGTGCAGATAAAACCGCGAAGTTTGGCGGCGGTTATCCGCTGGCATCCCCTTTCGGGGTGATTTACGGCACCAATATTTCTTCTGATAAGGAATTTGGTATCGGCAGCTGGAGTGACGATGAGTTCGTTCGCGCGGTGCGTGAAGGCGTCGGCAAAGACGGACAGCAGTTGTATCCCGCAATGCCTTACGATTCTTTCACCAAAATGAAACGTGAAGACGTACTGGCGATCAAAGCCTATCTGATGTCGCAACCAGCAGTACATTCCGCCGGGCCGCAAACGGATTTGTCTTTCCCGTTTAACCAGCGCTGGGGCATGCGCGTGTGGAAGATGTTTAACTTCGATAAAGGCGAGCTGAAAAACGATCCGTCCAAATCAGCGGACTGGAATCGCGGCGCATATCTGGTGGAAGCGCTGGAACACTGCGGCACCTGCCATACACCGCGCACGCTGACCATGGGCATGGATACCGATAAAGCGTTTTCCGGCGGTGATTTAGGCTCGTGGGTGGCGTTTAATATCACGCCGGACAAAAACGCCGGGATCGGCAACTGGTCGCAGCAGGAACTGGTAACTTACCTGAAAACCGGTTTTGTGGCGGGCAAAGCGTCAGCTTCCGGTGCGATGTCTGAAGCCATCGAGCACAGTTTGCAACATCTGACAGACAATGACCTGAACGCGATTGCGACCTATATCCGCTCGGTTCCGGCGATCGGTGATGACAAGCAAACCAAACCGCGCGATGAATGGGGCCAGAAAAATCAGGACGTTTATCCGCTGCGTGCTGAAGGTCAGACAATCGACCAGTCAGCCGCCGCCCTGTTTAATGCCAGCTGCGCAGCCTGTCACGGCAAAGGCGGTGAAGGCAGCGGCGAGGGCTTCCATGCGTATCCGTCGCTGTTCAGTCATACCAGTACCGGTTCTTACGACAACAAAAATCAGGTTTCCGTTATCCTTAATGGCGTGCAGCGTCATATGGATAAGGGCGAAATCATGATGCCGTCGTTTGCCAATCAGCTGAATGACGAGCAGATTGCGACACTGAGTAATTATGTCAGCACGCAATTCGGAAATCCGGCAGCGGCAACTGTCACCGCCAAAGACGTTGCAAAAATGCGTGAAGCGGCTGACCTGAAGTATCCGCCGAAAATTGAAGAAGGAACGCAGAAGTAA
- a CDS encoding sugar dehydrogenase complex small subunit, which translates to MINLSRRRWILGTAGVMVAGIGSQMLGGGVFATLAHAAPPLASAVTMPDSFMALSKQLTGMDTLEPHLAQALYSWLHQSQNHQSSNNTQLDTQLDALSALITTHKNVVGEDLHQLLATQPAELAQLYQQLVSGWYLGVVGQPGSQKCIGFENIVSYQLLKNNLLPPSYAPGEPNFWVNKPAALQQNSTEVIAHG; encoded by the coding sequence ATGATCAATCTCTCTCGTCGCCGGTGGATACTCGGCACTGCGGGCGTCATGGTTGCGGGTATCGGTAGCCAGATGCTGGGCGGTGGCGTATTTGCCACCCTCGCCCATGCCGCGCCACCGCTGGCTTCTGCTGTGACAATGCCAGACAGTTTTATGGCACTTTCTAAACAGCTGACCGGCATGGACACGCTCGAACCGCACCTCGCTCAGGCGCTCTACAGCTGGCTGCATCAGTCACAAAATCATCAGTCATCAAATAATACGCAGCTCGACACGCAGCTGGATGCCCTTTCGGCGCTGATCACCACGCACAAAAATGTTGTCGGTGAAGATTTGCATCAGTTGCTGGCCACGCAACCGGCAGAGCTGGCGCAGCTGTATCAGCAACTGGTCAGCGGCTGGTATCTCGGTGTGGTCGGTCAGCCTGGCAGCCAGAAATGTATCGGATTCGAAAATATCGTCAGCTATCAGTTGCTGAAAAATAACCTGCTGCCGCCAAGTTATGCGCCGGGTGAACCGAATTTCTGGGTCAACAAGCCTGCTGCACTGCAACAAAATTCCACGGAGGTGATTGCTCATGGCTGA
- a CDS encoding ABC transporter permease: MSKRLKGFLSTCISVCLTLFGLSVVTFFIGRVMPTDPVLAAVGDNAPQAVVERVRHEMGLDQPLWMQFFHYLSQVFHGDLGRSALTSNLVTTDIARFFPATLELATAAIIIAAIVGIPLGVWAATRQGSWIDQTIRVVCLAGHSLPVFVLALLSLLIFYSALGIAPGPGRQDIIYQDMIPQVTGLLTVDSLLAGDMGAFWDALAHMAQPVLILAYFSMAYITRMTRTFMLNALGGEYVITARAKGLSAQRVIWKHAFPTVGVQLITVLALTYAGLLEGAVVTENVFSWPGLGQYLTVSLMNADMNPVIGSTLLIGAIYVLLNLLADLLYRLLDPRVK; the protein is encoded by the coding sequence GTGAGCAAGAGACTCAAAGGATTTCTGAGTACCTGCATCAGCGTTTGTCTTACTTTGTTTGGTCTGTCGGTGGTGACTTTTTTCATCGGTCGCGTGATGCCGACAGACCCGGTTCTGGCTGCGGTTGGCGATAATGCCCCGCAGGCAGTCGTCGAACGGGTTCGTCATGAAATGGGGCTGGATCAGCCCCTCTGGATGCAGTTCTTCCATTATCTCAGTCAGGTATTTCACGGTGACTTAGGCCGTTCTGCCCTGACCTCCAATCTGGTGACCACCGATATCGCGCGCTTTTTCCCGGCAACGCTGGAACTGGCGACGGCGGCCATTATTATCGCCGCTATTGTCGGTATTCCGCTGGGCGTCTGGGCGGCAACGCGTCAGGGCAGCTGGATTGATCAGACGATCCGCGTAGTGTGTCTGGCCGGTCACTCCCTGCCGGTGTTTGTGCTGGCGCTGCTCAGCCTGCTGATTTTCTATTCCGCGCTGGGTATCGCGCCGGGACCTGGGCGTCAGGACATCATCTATCAGGACATGATCCCGCAAGTCACCGGTTTGCTTACCGTTGATTCTCTGCTGGCCGGTGACATGGGCGCATTTTGGGATGCCCTTGCGCATATGGCCCAGCCGGTGCTGATCCTCGCGTATTTCAGCATGGCTTACATCACCCGCATGACCCGTACTTTTATGCTCAACGCACTCGGCGGAGAATATGTGATAACGGCCCGCGCCAAAGGGCTTTCTGCGCAACGCGTCATCTGGAAACATGCTTTCCCGACGGTCGGCGTACAGCTGATTACGGTGCTTGCACTGACGTATGCCGGTTTGCTGGAAGGCGCAGTCGTGACTGAAAACGTCTTCTCCTGGCCCGGCCTCGGGCAATACCTCACCGTCTCGCTGATGAATGCGGATATGAACCCGGTGATCGGCTCCACGCTGCTGATTGGCGCGATTTACGTGCTGCTTAACCTGCTGGCCGACCTTCTCTACAGACTATTGGATCCCCGCGTAAAATGA